In Brassica rapa cultivar Chiifu-401-42 chromosome A06, CAAS_Brap_v3.01, whole genome shotgun sequence, a single window of DNA contains:
- the LOC103828030 gene encoding putative nuclease HARBI1 has product MSSSSSDEFEERLDEVFDEIFEDTFNNIVEAQSIPQSRRAYVERNREGGHVRLWNDYFSEDCTFPAHLFRRRFRMNKELFLRIVHGLSEWFPFFQQRRDATGRFGLSPLQKCTAAIRMLAYGSAADAVDEYLRLGESTALSCLHNFTDGIIQLFGEEYLRRPTPEDLQRLLDIGEKRGFPGMVGSIDCMHWEWKNCPTAWKGQYTRGSGKPTIVLEAVASQDLWIWHAFFGPPGTLNDINVLDRSPVFDDLLEGRAPRVKYMVNGHMYKLGYYLTDGIYPKWSTFIQSITLPQTPQQELFAKVQEATRKDVERAFGVLQARFAIVRNPVKTLDRAKIGKIMRACIILHNMIVEDERDGYSPIDISEFEEGDVPRCSQVETEMPTNMNNIFPTRNDLRDSQTHERLKNDLIQNIWNKFGDED; this is encoded by the coding sequence ATGTGGAACGAAACCGCGAAGGAGGACACGTCCGCTTATGGAATGACTACTTCAGCGAAGATTGTACATTTCCGGCACATTTATTCAGACGCCGTTTCCGCATGAATAAGGAATTATTCTTGCGTATTGTCCATGGCCTATCAGAGTGGTTTCCATTCTTTCAGCAAAGAAGAGATGCAACCGGGAGGTTCGGTCTTTCTCCATTACAAAAATGTACGGCAGCTATTCGTATGCTTGCTTATGGTTCTGCGGCTGATGCGGttgacgaatatctccgacttggtgaGTCCACTGCACTTTCGTGTTTACATAATTTCACTGACGGAATAATACAATTATTTGGAGAAGAGTATCTACGACGACCCACCCCCGAGGATCTACAACGACTACTCGATATTGGGGAGAAACGAGGGTTTCCTGGGATGGTCGGGAGCATTGACTGTATGCACTGGGAGTGGAAAAATTGcccaaccgcttggaaaggacagtacacacgtggatcaggaaaaccgacaattgtcttagaggctgttgcttcacaagatctttggatatggcacgcttTTTTTGGTCCCCCAGGTACGTTAAATGATATCAATGTCCTCGATCGgtctcctgtttttgatgacctTTTAGAAGGTCGAGCTCCGAGGGTAAAGTACATGGTCAACGGACACATGTATAAGTTGGGGTACTACCTCACAGacggtatatatccaaaatggtcaacatttatccaatctatcaccctccctcaaactcctcaacaagagttatttgctaaagttcaagaagcaacccgaaaagatgtggagcgggcttttggagtattgcaagcTCGATTTGCGATTGTGAGAAACCCGGTAAAAACATTGGATAGAGCAAAGATagggaagattatgagagcatgtatcatactccacAATATGATTGTCGAAGATGAACGGGATGGATACTCTCCTATTGATATATCTGAATTTGAAGAAGGAGACGTCCCCAGATGTTCACAGGTGGAAACCGAGATGCCAACTAATATGAATAATATATTTCCCACGCGGAATGATCTACGTGATAGTCAAACGCATGAACGattgaaaaatgatttaattcaaaatatttggaataaatttggtgatgaagattag